From Streptomyces sp. Edi4, one genomic window encodes:
- a CDS encoding LLM class F420-dependent oxidoreductase encodes MRLGLALGYWGRGPNPAHLELARAAEELGYHSVWTAEAWGSDAFTPLTWIAAHTSRIRLGTAVAQMAARTPTATAMHALTLDHLSGGRMMLGLGLSGPQVVEGWYGRPFPASPLTATREYVDIVRQVLRREGPVELAGRFHTHPYAGADGTGLGRPLRAITHPLRPDLPVLLGAEGPKNIAQTTRIADGWLPLYWSPTRTEAYADALAGLREGFMVAPLVRAQVCDDIAEGLLPVKAMLGFYIGGMGHATRNFHADLMARMGYEEAARRVRELFLGGRREEAVAAVPDAFADEISLVGPRQRIAERLELWRGGPVTDLLVTSPDPLTLRTLAELNA; translated from the coding sequence ATGCGCCTGGGACTCGCACTCGGCTACTGGGGGCGCGGCCCCAACCCCGCCCACCTCGAACTGGCCCGCGCGGCCGAGGAGTTGGGCTACCACTCGGTGTGGACGGCGGAGGCCTGGGGCTCGGACGCCTTCACCCCGCTGACCTGGATCGCCGCGCACACCTCCCGCATCCGCCTCGGCACCGCCGTCGCGCAGATGGCGGCCCGCACCCCCACCGCGACCGCCATGCACGCCCTGACCCTCGACCACCTCTCGGGCGGCCGGATGATGCTGGGCCTCGGGCTCTCGGGGCCGCAGGTCGTCGAGGGCTGGTACGGGCGCCCCTTCCCCGCGAGCCCGCTCACCGCGACCCGCGAGTACGTCGACATCGTCCGCCAGGTGCTGCGCCGCGAGGGACCGGTGGAGCTGGCGGGCCGCTTCCACACCCACCCCTACGCGGGCGCGGACGGCACGGGCCTCGGCAGGCCTCTGCGGGCCATCACCCACCCCCTGCGCCCGGACCTGCCCGTGCTCCTGGGCGCCGAGGGCCCCAAGAACATCGCCCAGACCACCCGCATCGCGGACGGCTGGCTCCCGCTGTACTGGTCGCCGACCCGCACCGAGGCGTACGCCGACGCCCTCGCGGGGCTGCGCGAGGGCTTCATGGTGGCTCCGCTGGTGCGGGCCCAGGTGTGCGACGACATCGCCGAGGGGCTGCTTCCGGTCAAGGCGATGCTGGGCTTCTACATCGGCGGCATGGGCCACGCCACCCGCAACTTCCACGCCGATCTGATGGCGCGCATGGGGTACGAGGAGGCGGCGCGCCGCGTGCGGGAGCTGTTCCTCGGTGGCCGCCGCGAGGAAGCGGTCGCGGCCGTGCCGGACGCGTTCGCGGACGAGATCTCCCTGGTGGGCCCGCGCCAACGCATAGCGGAGCGGCTCGAGTTGTGGCGCGGGGGCCCGGTGACGGACCTCCTGGTCACCTCACCGGACCCCTTGACGCTCCGCACGCTCGCGGAGCTGAACGCCTAG
- a CDS encoding N-acetylmuramoyl-L-alanine amidase: MSYDSESSNPDSRSRRVRRRALVALAALAPTVLAGWLAWQAVGGPGGQDDKQPNALPQPSRTEQSARPGTGTATLTVTGTPRPGSAGPSSPPRDGSGAGPLAGKTVVIDPGHNPNNFRHTKEINEPVDIGTNKKECDTTGTETNDGYTEAEFTLDVAHRIRTILEKQGAKVVFTYDNDRTFGPCVDERARIGNQAKADAAVSVHADGAAEGQRGFHVILPAKVKGGAADTAPIVGPSRELGVRIAGKFAQDTGMNASNYVGDGTALDVRSDLGGLNLSTVPKVFIECGNMRDSRDSALLKSADWHQKAAQGIADGIMAFLAG, from the coding sequence GTGTCGTACGACAGCGAGTCATCGAATCCGGACAGCCGGTCGCGCCGCGTGCGCCGCCGGGCCCTCGTCGCCCTCGCGGCGCTCGCGCCGACCGTCCTTGCGGGGTGGCTCGCGTGGCAGGCAGTGGGCGGCCCCGGCGGCCAGGACGACAAGCAGCCCAACGCGCTGCCCCAGCCAAGCCGCACCGAACAGTCCGCGCGCCCCGGAACCGGCACCGCGACCCTGACGGTCACGGGCACCCCGCGCCCGGGCTCCGCCGGCCCCTCCTCCCCGCCGCGGGACGGATCCGGCGCCGGGCCGCTCGCCGGGAAGACGGTCGTCATCGATCCTGGTCACAATCCGAATAATTTCCGGCATACAAAAGAGATCAATGAGCCGGTGGACATCGGAACGAACAAGAAGGAATGCGACACCACCGGCACCGAGACCAACGACGGTTATACGGAAGCCGAGTTCACCCTCGATGTGGCGCACCGGATCAGGACGATCCTCGAAAAGCAGGGCGCGAAGGTCGTGTTCACCTACGACAACGACCGGACATTCGGGCCGTGTGTGGACGAGCGGGCCAGGATCGGCAATCAGGCCAAGGCGGATGCCGCCGTGTCGGTGCATGCGGACGGCGCCGCCGAGGGCCAGCGCGGTTTCCACGTCATCCTGCCCGCGAAGGTGAAGGGCGGGGCCGCCGACACCGCGCCCATCGTGGGTCCCTCGCGTGAACTCGGTGTGCGGATCGCGGGGAAGTTCGCCCAGGACACGGGCATGAACGCCTCCAACTACGTGGGCGACGGCACCGCTCTCGACGTGCGCAGCGACCTCGGCGGGCTCAACTTGTCGACCGTTCCGAAGGTGTTCATCGAGTGCGGCAACATGCGTGATTCCCGGGATTCGGCGCTTCTCAAGAGCGCGGACTGGCACCAGAAGGCCGCGCAGGGGATCGCCGACGGCATTATGGCGTTCCTGGCCGGGTAG
- a CDS encoding aldehyde dehydrogenase: protein MTELVEHRQLYIGGELTDPLGSGVIEVISPHTEEVIGRVPHASPADVDRAVAAARTAFESGPWARATPEERVEVVSRIKDAILARHEEIARTISAQNGSPYSWSVLAQALGAMMVWDSAITVARRFPYEERRSGALGPLLVRREPVGVVAAVVPWNVPQFVAAAKLAPALLTGCSVVLKPSPETPLDAYILGEIAAGAGLPEGVLSILPADREVSEYLVGHPGVDKVAFTGSVAAGKRVMEVAARHLTRVTLELGGKSAAVILPDADLEAAVAGVVPAAWMNNGQACVAQTRVLAPRARYDEYAEAFAAAANALVVGDPMDSATQVGPLVAERQRRRSLDYIRIGQEEGAKILAGGGRPAGLDRGWYVEPTLFGEVDNTMRVAREEIFGPVICLLPYEDEAEALRIANDSAYGLSGSVWTADVEHGIDFGRRVRTGTFNVNTFSLDMLGPFGGYKSSGLGREFGPEGFGEYLEHKMIHLPAGHGGA from the coding sequence ATGACCGAACTCGTGGAACACCGACAGCTCTACATCGGCGGGGAGTTGACCGACCCCCTCGGCTCCGGCGTCATCGAGGTCATCTCACCGCACACCGAGGAGGTCATCGGCCGCGTCCCGCACGCCTCGCCGGCCGACGTGGACCGGGCCGTCGCCGCCGCGCGCACGGCGTTCGAGTCGGGGCCCTGGGCGCGGGCCACGCCCGAGGAGCGCGTCGAGGTGGTGTCGCGGATCAAGGACGCGATCCTCGCGCGGCACGAGGAGATCGCCCGGACGATCAGCGCGCAGAACGGCTCGCCGTACTCCTGGAGCGTGCTCGCCCAGGCGCTCGGCGCGATGATGGTGTGGGACTCGGCCATCACCGTCGCCCGTCGATTCCCGTACGAGGAAAGGCGATCGGGCGCGCTCGGCCCGCTCCTGGTGCGGCGCGAGCCGGTCGGTGTGGTGGCGGCCGTGGTGCCGTGGAACGTGCCCCAGTTCGTGGCCGCCGCCAAGCTCGCCCCGGCGCTGCTCACCGGCTGCTCGGTCGTCCTCAAGCCGTCGCCCGAGACGCCGCTGGACGCCTACATCCTGGGCGAGATCGCCGCCGGGGCCGGGCTGCCCGAGGGCGTCCTGTCCATCCTGCCCGCCGACCGCGAGGTCAGCGAGTACCTGGTCGGGCACCCCGGCGTCGACAAGGTGGCCTTCACCGGGTCCGTCGCCGCCGGCAAGCGCGTGATGGAGGTGGCCGCGCGCCACCTGACCCGCGTCACCCTGGAGCTCGGCGGCAAGTCGGCCGCGGTGATCCTGCCGGACGCGGATCTCGAGGCGGCCGTCGCCGGTGTCGTCCCCGCCGCCTGGATGAACAACGGGCAGGCCTGCGTGGCCCAGACGCGCGTCCTCGCGCCGCGCGCCCGCTACGACGAGTACGCCGAGGCGTTCGCCGCCGCCGCCAACGCGCTGGTCGTCGGGGACCCGATGGACTCGGCCACCCAGGTCGGGCCGCTGGTCGCCGAGCGCCAGCGGCGCCGCTCGCTCGACTACATCCGGATCGGCCAGGAGGAGGGCGCAAAGATCCTCGCGGGCGGCGGCCGCCCCGCCGGGCTCGACCGTGGCTGGTACGTCGAGCCGACGCTCTTCGGCGAGGTCGACAACACGATGCGCGTGGCCCGCGAGGAGATCTTCGGGCCGGTGATCTGTCTGCTGCCGTACGAGGACGAGGCCGAGGCGCTGCGGATCGCCAACGATTCCGCGTACGGGCTCAGCGGCAGCGTGTGGACCGCCGACGTGGAGCACGGCATCGACTTCGGGCGCCGGGTGCGCACCGGCACCTTCAACGTCAACACCTTCAGCCTCGACATGCTCGGCCCCTTCGGCGGCTACAAGTCCTCAGGTCTGGGGCGGGAGTTCGGGCCCGAGGGCTTCGGGGAGTACCTGGAGCACAAGATGATCCATCTGCCCGCCGGGCATGGGGGTGCGTGA
- a CDS encoding ferredoxin — protein MGDRWHVEVDRSVCIGSGMCLHHAPDGFRLDAARQSHPRTPDSDADENVLAAAEGCPVEAISVTLLGTGESVFPPEE, from the coding sequence ATGGGCGACCGCTGGCACGTCGAGGTCGACCGGAGCGTGTGCATCGGCTCCGGCATGTGCCTCCATCACGCCCCGGACGGCTTCCGGCTCGACGCCGCGCGCCAGTCCCATCCCCGTACGCCCGATTCCGACGCCGACGAGAACGTCCTGGCCGCCGCCGAGGGCTGCCCGGTCGAGGCCATTTCGGTCACTCTGCTCGGCACCGGCGAGAGCGTCTTCCCGCCCGAGGAGTGA
- a CDS encoding glycosyltransferase family 4 protein: MTAEAIEASPRTGDADRADERPLRIALLTYKGNPFCGGQGVYVRHLSRELARLGHHVEVIGAQPYPVLDEGVRLTELASMDLYRSPDPFRTPAREEYRDWIDHLEVATMRTGGFPEPLTFSLRARRHLAGRRGEFDVVHDNQTLGYGLLGDIGAPLVTTIHHPITVDRRLELDAAPDWKRRASVRRWYGFTHMQKRVARRLPSVLTVSGTSKGEIVDHLGVREDRIEVVHIGADTTLWSPDPAVAEVPGRVVTTSSADVPLKGLVFLVEALAKVRAERPDAHLVVVGKRAEDGPVAQAIEKYGLADAVAFVKGITDAELVDLVRSAQVACVPSLYEGFSLPAAEAMATATPLLATTGGAIPEVAGPDGETCLAVPPGDAGALAGKLTRLLGDAELRTRLGAAGRERVLDRFTWARAAEGTARLYREAIAAQGRPARKAAR, translated from the coding sequence GTGACCGCTGAGGCCATAGAAGCAAGCCCCCGCACCGGGGACGCCGACCGCGCGGACGAACGCCCGCTGCGCATCGCGCTCCTGACCTACAAGGGGAACCCGTTCTGCGGCGGCCAGGGCGTCTACGTGCGTCACCTCTCGCGCGAACTGGCCCGGCTCGGCCACCACGTCGAGGTCATCGGCGCCCAGCCCTACCCCGTGCTCGACGAGGGCGTCCGGCTCACCGAGCTCGCCAGCATGGACCTCTACCGCTCGCCCGACCCCTTCCGCACCCCGGCGCGGGAGGAGTACCGGGACTGGATCGACCACCTGGAAGTCGCCACCATGCGCACCGGCGGCTTTCCCGAGCCGCTGACGTTCTCGCTGCGCGCCCGGCGCCATCTGGCCGGACGCCGGGGCGAGTTCGACGTCGTGCACGACAACCAGACCCTCGGCTACGGCCTGCTCGGCGACATCGGCGCGCCCCTGGTCACCACGATCCACCACCCCATCACCGTCGACCGCAGGCTCGAACTGGACGCGGCCCCCGACTGGAAGCGCCGCGCCTCGGTGCGCCGCTGGTACGGCTTCACGCACATGCAGAAGCGGGTCGCCCGCCGGCTGCCCTCCGTGCTCACCGTCTCCGGCACCTCCAAGGGTGAGATCGTCGACCACCTCGGGGTCCGCGAGGATCGCATCGAGGTCGTGCACATCGGCGCGGACACCACCCTGTGGTCGCCCGATCCCGCCGTCGCCGAGGTGCCCGGCCGCGTCGTGACCACATCGAGCGCGGACGTCCCGCTCAAGGGCCTGGTCTTCCTCGTCGAAGCCCTGGCCAAGGTGCGCGCCGAGCGTCCCGACGCCCACCTCGTCGTGGTCGGCAAACGCGCCGAGGACGGACCGGTCGCCCAGGCCATCGAGAAGTACGGGCTCGCCGACGCCGTCGCGTTCGTCAAGGGCATCACCGACGCCGAACTCGTCGACCTCGTACGCTCGGCGCAGGTCGCCTGCGTACCGTCGCTGTACGAGGGCTTCTCGCTGCCCGCCGCCGAGGCCATGGCCACCGCCACCCCGCTGCTCGCCACGACCGGCGGCGCCATCCCGGAGGTCGCGGGCCCCGACGGCGAGACCTGCCTCGCGGTGCCACCCGGCGACGCCGGCGCGCTGGCCGGCAAACTCACCCGGCTGCTCGGCGACGCGGAGCTGCGGACCAGGCTCGGCGCGGCGGGCCGCGAACGCGTCCTGGATCGGTTCACCTGGGCCCGCGCCGCCGAGGGCACGGCCCGGCTCTACCGCGAGGCCATCGCCGCCCAGGGCCGCCCGGCCCGGAAGGCGGCCAGGTGA
- a CDS encoding prenyltransferase: MTSPERTEHLVLPGVLTAAEARQTVAALLAAQRADGAIPWFRGHHLDPWDHTEAAMALDAAGEHAAAERAYDWLARHQNADGSWYAAYHDGAHDKVTDHGRESNFVAYIAVGVWHHYLATGDDAFLDRMWPIVLGAVEWVLALQQSGGQIGWKREEDGSAVTDALLTGSSSVHHALRCALAIADQLEEPQPDWELATGALAHAIQRHPERFLDKSRYSMDWYYPVLGGALTGADAKARIEALWDDFVVPGLGVRCVLPNPWVTGGESCELALALWAMGESDRALDVLQSIQHLRDGATGMYWTGYVFEGDRAVWPEELTTWTAGSLLLAVAALGGDEATGAVFGGDRLPRGLAPSCCG; this comes from the coding sequence GTGACCTCTCCGGAGCGCACCGAACACCTCGTGCTGCCCGGGGTGCTCACCGCGGCCGAGGCGCGCCAGACGGTCGCGGCGCTGCTCGCGGCGCAGCGCGCCGACGGCGCCATCCCCTGGTTCCGCGGCCACCACCTGGACCCCTGGGACCACACCGAGGCCGCGATGGCGCTGGACGCGGCGGGCGAACACGCCGCCGCCGAGCGCGCCTACGACTGGCTGGCCCGCCACCAGAACGCGGACGGCTCCTGGTACGCCGCCTACCACGACGGCGCCCACGACAAGGTCACCGACCACGGCCGGGAGTCCAACTTCGTCGCCTACATCGCTGTCGGCGTCTGGCACCACTACCTCGCCACCGGCGACGACGCCTTCCTCGACCGGATGTGGCCCATCGTGCTGGGCGCCGTCGAGTGGGTCCTGGCCCTTCAGCAGAGCGGCGGACAGATCGGCTGGAAGCGTGAGGAGGACGGCAGCGCCGTCACCGACGCGCTGCTCACCGGCAGCTCCTCCGTGCACCACGCGCTGCGCTGCGCGCTGGCCATCGCCGACCAGCTCGAAGAGCCGCAGCCGGACTGGGAGTTGGCCACCGGCGCGCTCGCCCACGCCATCCAGCGTCACCCCGAGCGCTTCCTCGACAAGTCCCGCTACTCGATGGACTGGTACTACCCCGTCCTCGGCGGCGCGCTCACCGGCGCCGACGCCAAGGCCCGCATCGAGGCGCTGTGGGACGACTTCGTGGTGCCGGGGCTCGGGGTGCGCTGTGTGCTGCCCAACCCCTGGGTCACCGGCGGCGAGAGCTGCGAACTGGCGCTCGCACTGTGGGCGATGGGGGAGTCCGACCGCGCCCTGGACGTCCTCCAGTCCATCCAGCACCTGCGGGACGGGGCGACGGGCATGTACTGGACGGGGTACGTCTTCGAGGGCGACCGCGCGGTGTGGCCGGAGGAGCTGACGACGTGGACGGCGGGGTCGCTGCTGCTCGCGGTGGCGGCGCTCGGCGGCGACGAGGCGACCGGGGCCGTCTTCGGCGGCGACCGGCTCCCCAGGGGCCTCGCGCCGTCCTGCTGCGGCTAG
- a CDS encoding class I SAM-dependent methyltransferase, whose translation MLTVDFSRFPLAPGDRVLDLGCGAGRHAFECYRRGAQVVALDQNGEEIREVAKWFAAMKEAGEAPQGATATAMEGDALNLPFPDESFDVVIISEVMEHIPDDKGVLAEMVRVLKPGGRIAVTVPRYGPEKVCWALSDAYHEVEGGHIRIYKADELIGKMRQAGLKPYGSHHAHALHSPYWWLKCAFGVDNDKALPVKAYHQLLVWDIMKTPGISTLTRLAERALNPVVGKSFVAYATKPHLPVPAEESAAK comes from the coding sequence GTGCTGACCGTCGACTTCTCCCGCTTCCCGCTCGCCCCGGGCGACCGCGTGCTCGACCTGGGCTGCGGCGCGGGCCGGCACGCCTTCGAGTGCTACCGGCGCGGCGCCCAGGTCGTGGCCCTCGACCAGAACGGCGAGGAGATCCGCGAGGTCGCGAAGTGGTTCGCGGCGATGAAGGAGGCGGGCGAGGCACCCCAGGGCGCCACCGCCACCGCGATGGAGGGCGACGCGTTGAACCTGCCCTTCCCCGACGAGTCCTTCGACGTCGTGATCATCTCCGAGGTCATGGAGCACATCCCCGACGACAAGGGCGTGCTCGCCGAGATGGTCCGCGTCCTCAAGCCCGGCGGCCGCATCGCGGTGACCGTGCCGCGCTACGGGCCCGAGAAGGTCTGTTGGGCGCTGTCCGACGCCTACCACGAGGTCGAGGGCGGCCACATCCGCATCTACAAGGCCGACGAGCTCATCGGCAAGATGAGGCAGGCCGGTCTCAAGCCGTACGGCAGCCACCACGCGCACGCGCTGCACTCGCCCTACTGGTGGCTCAAGTGCGCCTTCGGCGTGGACAACGACAAGGCGTTGCCGGTCAAGGCGTACCACCAGCTCCTGGTCTGGGACATCATGAAGACCCCGGGCATCAGCACCCTGACCCGGCTCGCCGAGCGGGCGCTCAACCCGGTCGTCGGCAAGAGCTTCGTGGCGTACGCGACCAAGCCGCACCTGCCCGTGCCGGCGGAAGAGAGCGCCGCCAAGTGA
- a CDS encoding TetR family transcriptional regulator, whose product MTAEVKAATSASPALTERQEARRRRILHASAQLAGRGGFDAVQMREVAEAAGVALGTLYRYFPSKIHLLVATMQDQLQHLHGTLRKHPPSGAGSAERVAETLMRAFRALQREPHLADAMVRALTFADRSVSPEVDTVSRQTTAIILDAMGLDRPSPEQLSAVRVIEHTWHSALITWLSGRASIAQVKIDIETVCKLIDITAPPSP is encoded by the coding sequence ATGACAGCGGAAGTCAAGGCGGCCACCTCGGCCTCCCCTGCCCTGACCGAACGCCAGGAGGCCCGGCGCCGCCGCATCCTGCACGCGAGCGCCCAGCTGGCCGGCCGGGGCGGCTTCGACGCGGTGCAGATGCGCGAGGTGGCCGAGGCCGCGGGGGTCGCGCTCGGCACCTTGTACCGCTACTTCCCTTCCAAGATCCATCTGCTGGTCGCCACGATGCAGGACCAGTTGCAGCACCTGCACGGCACGCTGCGCAAGCATCCGCCGTCCGGCGCCGGTTCGGCCGAGCGGGTGGCCGAAACCCTCATGCGGGCCTTCCGCGCGCTCCAGCGCGAGCCGCATCTGGCGGACGCGATGGTGCGGGCGCTCACCTTCGCGGACCGCTCGGTCAGCCCCGAGGTGGACACCGTCTCGCGGCAGACCACGGCGATCATCCTCGACGCGATGGGGCTCGACCGGCCGAGCCCGGAGCAGCTTTCCGCCGTCCGGGTCATCGAGCACACCTGGCACTCGGCCCTGATCACCTGGCTCTCGGGCCGGGCCTCCATCGCGCAGGTCAAGATCGACATCGAAACGGTCTGCAAACTGATCGACATCACCGCCCCGCCGAGCCCCTGA
- a CDS encoding class I SAM-dependent methyltransferase: MPVREGLALYAAATAAGALGLPLLEVGTYCGRSTILLAEAARECGTLAVTVDHHRGSEEQQPGWDYHDPTVVDPEVGRMDTLPTFRRTLHAAGLEDHVIAVVGHSPQVARVWGGRLGLVFIDGGHTDEHASADYEGWAPKLAEGGLLVIHDVFPDPVDEFTGQAPYRVYLRALESGAFTEVSATDSLRVLRRTSAAL; this comes from the coding sequence ATGCCCGTACGGGAAGGACTGGCGCTGTACGCGGCCGCGACCGCCGCCGGGGCGCTCGGCCTTCCCCTCCTGGAGGTCGGCACCTACTGCGGGCGCTCCACGATCCTGCTCGCCGAGGCGGCCCGCGAGTGCGGCACGCTCGCCGTCACCGTCGACCACCACCGCGGCAGTGAGGAGCAGCAGCCGGGCTGGGACTACCACGACCCGACCGTGGTGGACCCCGAGGTGGGCCGGATGGACACGCTGCCCACCTTCCGGCGGACCCTGCACGCGGCGGGCCTCGAGGACCACGTCATCGCGGTGGTCGGGCACTCCCCGCAGGTGGCCCGGGTGTGGGGCGGGCGGCTCGGCCTCGTCTTCATCGACGGCGGCCACACCGACGAGCACGCGAGCGCCGACTACGAGGGCTGGGCGCCCAAGCTCGCCGAGGGCGGCCTGCTGGTCATCCACGACGTCTTCCCCGACCCGGTGGACGAGTTCACCGGCCAGGCTCCCTACCGCGTCTATCTGCGGGCCCTGGAGTCCGGCGCGTTCACCGAGGTCTCGGCGACCGACTCGCTGCGGGTTCTGCGCCGGACGTCCGCCGCGCTGTGA
- a CDS encoding beta-ketoacyl synthase N-terminal-like domain-containing protein translates to MKSYVVGVGMTRFEKPQSRDWQYWDMVKEAGGAALADAGIDYGAVEQVPVGYCFQASTAGQRAVYELGLTGVPVYNVNNNCATGASALMLARQFVEGGVSDCVLAIGFEKMKRGALGGGSDGGDFATSPVARHYGVMAARHGFEMTPPTAQIFGNAAREHMERYGTTPAQLAAVGAKNHRHSVHNPNAQFQDAYTVEEVLAAKTIHRPLTKLQCSPTSDGAAAAVVVSERFVDRRGLGDRAVELAGQAMTTDTEESFASGSCVDAVGAPMSREAGRQALERAGLGIDDVDVIELHDCFSINELLTYEALGMCAPGESGKLVESGVTTYGGRWVVNPSGGLISKGHPLGATGLAQVAELVWQLRGVAGARQVEGARVGLAHNIGLGGAAVVTVLRREPAGGAGTG, encoded by the coding sequence ATGAAGAGTTACGTCGTGGGTGTCGGCATGACCAGGTTCGAGAAGCCGCAGTCCCGCGACTGGCAGTACTGGGACATGGTGAAGGAGGCGGGGGGCGCGGCGCTCGCGGACGCGGGGATCGACTACGGCGCGGTGGAACAGGTCCCCGTCGGCTACTGCTTCCAGGCCTCGACGGCCGGTCAACGGGCCGTGTACGAACTGGGGTTGACCGGCGTGCCCGTCTACAACGTCAACAACAACTGCGCGACCGGGGCGAGCGCGCTGATGCTGGCGCGGCAGTTCGTCGAGGGCGGCGTCAGCGACTGCGTCCTCGCGATCGGCTTCGAGAAGATGAAGCGGGGCGCGCTCGGCGGGGGCTCCGACGGCGGCGACTTCGCGACCTCGCCGGTGGCCCGGCACTACGGGGTCATGGCGGCCCGCCACGGCTTCGAGATGACACCGCCCACCGCGCAGATCTTCGGCAACGCGGCGCGCGAGCACATGGAGCGGTACGGGACGACCCCGGCGCAGCTCGCCGCGGTGGGCGCCAAGAACCACCGCCACTCCGTGCACAACCCCAACGCGCAGTTCCAGGACGCGTACACGGTCGAGGAGGTCCTGGCCGCGAAGACCATCCACCGGCCGCTGACCAAGCTCCAGTGCTCCCCGACGTCCGACGGCGCGGCGGCGGCGGTCGTGGTGTCGGAGCGGTTCGTGGACCGGCGCGGGCTCGGCGACAGGGCGGTCGAGCTGGCCGGCCAGGCCATGACGACCGACACCGAGGAGTCGTTCGCGTCGGGCAGCTGCGTCGACGCGGTGGGGGCGCCGATGTCGCGGGAGGCGGGGCGGCAGGCGCTGGAGCGGGCGGGGCTCGGCATCGACGACGTCGACGTCATCGAACTGCACGACTGCTTCTCGATCAACGAGCTCTTGACGTACGAGGCGTTGGGGATGTGCGCGCCGGGGGAATCGGGGAAGCTGGTGGAGTCCGGGGTGACGACGTACGGCGGCCGGTGGGTGGTCAACCCGTCCGGCGGCCTGATCTCCAAGGGGCACCCCTTGGGGGCGACGGGACTCGCGCAGGTGGCGGAGCTGGTGTGGCAGCTGCGGGGGGTCGCGGGGGCGCGGCAGGTCGAGGGCGCGCGGGTGGGTCTCGCGCACAACATCGGGCTCGGCGGTGCGGCGGTGGTCACGGTCCTGCGCCGCGAGCCTGCCGGGGGCGCGGGGACTGGCTGA